The bacterium DNA window CCCGTCGGCAATCTGAAATGTGAGATTCTCTAATGCGATTTTTCCATCGGGGTAACGATAGGAAAGACTGTTTACATCAATAGCGTTCACAATTGCCACCCCCGTGCGATCATCGCTTGATACACTCGCTCCGCCCGCAACGATGAGCGGAGAAAGAGTTGCGCAATCACGGTGGCGAGCGATTGCCAGCGTTGCCGGCGACGCTTAGTAAACGTACGACTCGCGCGGGCATCGTTCATCCGGCGCGATTCTTCGATGAGGAGAAAGAGATAGCGGTATGTCAGGGCAAGAATCGTCGTTAGTATTTTCGGCAGCCGGAGTTGTCGCATCGCCTGTAATAAACCGGCAAACGGCGTCGTCGACGTTAACAGCAGCATCGTCGCAGCGCTCAGCGTACTCTTCGTAAGCAACAAGATAAAGCGGTGCAAGCCGTCCGGCTGCACCAACGCTAAGGTCGAGAGACTCACCGCAAATAATTCCAACCCGAGCAATCGCGTACAAAATTTCCACACCGCGATGCGGCTTATCAATAGAATCGTGATGAGAAGCGCCGCATAAAATAGCAATCCAATCGAATGGAAAGCGGCGGGGAGGAAGGCTACGCTAATCGTTCCGAGGATGGCGGCAAGCAGTTTAACTACTGGAGCGATACGGTGAACCGGCGAAGCGTGCCATTCGTAAAATTCGAGCGCTGGCTGCCGACTCACAAACGATCCGGTGCGCGGGCGGCAAGACTGCGCGCGAGGAGGAACGCCACTGCAAACGTCGCAAGCAATCCGATTACTCCGGCGAGTATGGTTGCGGCTATCGGTGAAGTAAGTCCGGGAATTGCATAATCGGGAAGCGGCGACGCCACGAGAGGCGTTTCATGGGCAAGCTGCTCGAATCCAAGGAGACCGGCGACCCGTTCGAGTCCGTCGGGAGATGCAGAAGCGAGCGGTGCGAGAAACACCGCCAAGCCTAACGATACCGCGATACCGTATCCGACGAACGACCACTCCGCAGCGCTATGCGTTGTTTCCTTCGATGCAGCGAACAGCTCCGGGCGCGTTTTCGATAAGGAGTAGA harbors:
- a CDS encoding energy-coupling factor transporter transmembrane protein EcfT, translated to MSRQPALEFYEWHASPVHRIAPVVKLLAAILGTISVAFLPAAFHSIGLLFYAALLITILLISRIAVWKFCTRLLGLELFAVSLSTLALVQPDGLHRFILLLTKSTLSAATMLLLTSTTPFAGLLQAMRQLRLPKILTTILALTYRYLFLLIEESRRMNDARASRTFTKRRRQRWQSLATVIAQLFLRSSLRAERVYQAMIARGWQL